One region of Manis pentadactyla isolate mManPen7 chromosome 9, mManPen7.hap1, whole genome shotgun sequence genomic DNA includes:
- the LOC118908042 gene encoding olfactory receptor 5M9: MPNFTDVTEFILLGLTSRGELQVLFFVVFLVVYMITLLGNIGMIILISVSPQLQSPMYFFLSHLSFVDVWFSSNVTPKMLENLLSKTKTISYEGCLVQCYFFIALVHVEVYILAVMAFDRYMAICNPLLYGSKMSQTVCVRLISVPYVYGFSVSLICTLWTYGLYFCGNFEINHFYCADPPLIKIACGGVHIKEYTMIVIAGINFTYSLSVVLVSYTLIVVAVLRMRSADGRRKAFSTCGSHLTAVTMFYGTLIFMYLRRPTEESVEQGKMVAVFYTTVIPMLNPMIYSLRNKDVKEAVDKAIIKANLGQ; encoded by the coding sequence ATGCCAAATTTCACGGATGTGACAGAATTTATTCTTCTGGGGTTGACCAGCCGTGGGGAGCTTCAAGTTCTCTTTTTTGTGGTGTTCCTAGTCGTTTACATGATCACTCTGTTAGGGAACATTGGTATGATCATTTTGATCAGCGTCAGTCCCCAGCTTCAGAGCCCGATGTACTTCTTCTTGAGTCATTTGTCTTTTGTGGATGTATGGTTCTCTTCTAATGTCACTCCCAAAATGCTAGAAAACTTATtatcaaagacaaaaaccattTCCTATGAGGGGTGTTTGGTGCAATGTTACTTTTTCATTGCCCTCGTCCACGTGGAGGTCTATATCTTAGCAGTGATGGCCTTTGATCGCTATATGGCCATATGCAATCCATTGCTTTATGGCAGTAAAATGTCCCAGACTGTCTGTGTTCGGCTCATCTCTGTGCCTTACGTCTATGGATTTTCTGTTAGTTTAATATGCACACTGTGGACGTATGGCTTGTACTTCTGCGGAAACTTTGAAATTAACCACTTCTACTGTGCAGACCCTCCTCTCATCAAGATTGCCTGCGGGGGGGTCCACATCAAGGAATACACGATGATAGTTATTGCTGGAATTAACTTCACATATTCCCTTTCAGTGGTCCTTGTCTCCTACACCCTCATTGTAGTGGCCGTGCTGCGCATGCGCTCTGCTGATGGGAGAAGGAAGGCATTCTCCACATGCGGGTCCCACCTGACAGCCGTTACCATGTTTTACGGGACTCTCATATTTATGTATCTCAGGCGGCCCACTGAAGAGTCTGTGGAGCAAGGGAAAATGGTGGCTGTGTTTTATACCACAGTCATTCCCATGTTAAATCCCATGATCTACAGTTTGAGAAACAAGGATGTAAAAGAGGCAGTCGACAAAGCCATCATCAAGGCAAACTTGGGGCAATGA